One window of Vitis riparia cultivar Riparia Gloire de Montpellier isolate 1030 chromosome 5, EGFV_Vit.rip_1.0, whole genome shotgun sequence genomic DNA carries:
- the LOC117915022 gene encoding primary amine oxidase-like isoform X2, whose product MASLLQHLGLFLLFFVSCHSQYHPLDSLTPSEFHQVQAIVKGSNPGSSLNMTFQYVGLDEPDKSIVLSWLSNPNSTTPPPPRRAFVITRLHSQTHEIIVDLSTQSIISDEVYGGHGYPLLTSEEQTAASVLPLTYPPFIASITKRSLKLSDVVCSTFTVGWFGEDKSRRVLKIPCFYTDGTANLYMRPIEGVTIVVDLDDMKIIEYYDRLMVPVPEAEGTEYRLSKQNPPFGPPLNGVSAMPPDGPGFKIDGHNVRWANWDFHISFDARAGLIISLASIYDLQKGTFRQVLYRGHVSELFVPYMDPTEEWYYRTYFDEGEFGLGICTVPLQPMLDCPPNAVFMDGYYASQDGKPMGISNAFCIYEQEAGRIMWRHTETDIPGEEVGLTGIPAVKGVSYTYTDQIKEDVYGTLLAPNAIGVNHDHFFTYRLDLDVDGDANSFVKANLETKRVTDNSSPRKSYWTVVSETAKTESDAQIQLRLKPVELIVVNPNKKTKLGNYVGYRLIPGSLSSPLLSDDDYPQIRGAFTKYDVWITPYNKSEKWAGGLYMDQSRGDDTLAVWSQRNREIENKDIVLWYTIGFHHVPCQEDFPVMPTLSGGFELRPTNFFENNPVLKTKPPTPVSWPNCTH is encoded by the exons ATGGCTTCTCTGTTACAGCATCTGGGGCTCTTCTTGCTTTTCTTCGTCTCTTGCCACAGCCAGTACCACCCACTAGACTCTCTAACCCCATCTGAGTTCCACCAAGTTCAAGCCATTGTCAAGGGGTCGAACCCTGGCTCCAGCCTCAACATGACCTTCCAGTATGTTGGGCTGGACGAGCCAGACAAGTCCATCGTCCTCTCATGGCTCTCGAACCCCAACTCTACAACCCCACCTCCACCTCGCCGAGCCTTTGTTATCACTCGACTCCACAGCCAAACCCACGAAATCATCGTTGACTTGTCAACTCAGTCCATCATCTCCGACGAAGTCTACGGTGGACACGGCTACCCTTTGCTGACCAGCGAGGAACAAACGGCTGCATCCGTACTGCCTCTAACTTATCCACCATTTATAGCTTCAATTACGAAGAGAAGTCTCAAGTTATCCGATGTTGTTTGTTCTACCTTTACAGTGGGGTGGTTTGGAGAAGATAAGAGCAGAAGAGTGTTGAAAATACCGTGTTTTTACACAGACGGGACAGCTAATTTATACATGAGACCGATAGAAGGGGTAACAATAGTAGTTGATCTTGATGATATGAAGATAATCGAATACTATGACAGATTAATGGTTCCAGTGCCGGAAGCGGAAGGAACGGAATACCGATTGTCCAAGCAGAATCCCCCATTTGGTCCTCCCCTAAACGGTGTGTCGGCCATGCCACCAGATGGACCTGGATTCAAGATCGATGGGCACAATGTCAG GTGGGCTAACTGGGACTTCCATATAAGCTTTGATGCACGAGCGGGTCTAATCATATCACTTGCATCAATTTATGATCTCCAGAAGGGCACATTTCGTCAAGTGTTATATAGAGGACACGTATCCGAGCTCTTTGTACCATATATGGATCCAACTGAGGAATGGTACTATAGAACCTATTTCGATGAAGGTGAATTTGGGTTGGGTATATGCACAGTCCCACTTCAACCAATGCTAGATTGCCCACCGAATGCAGTATTCATGGATGGGTATTATGCTAGCCAAGATGGCAAACCAATGGGTATATCAAATGCTTTTTGCATATATGAACAAGAAGCAGGAAGAATCATGTGGCGTCATACTGAGACTGACATTCCAGGAGAAGAG GTGGGCTTAACTGGTATACCGGCAGTGAAAGGGGTATCATACACTTACACAGATCAGATAAAGGAGGATGTTTATGGCACATTGTTGGCACCTAACGCTATTGGTGTAAACCATGATCACTTCTTCACATACCGTCTTGATCTCGATGTAGATGGGGATGCCAACTCCTTTGTCAAGGCCAATTTGGAAACAAAGAGAGTAACAGACAATAGTTCACCGAGGAAGAGTTATTGGACGGTTGTGAGTGAGACTGCTAAAACTGAATCTGATGCACAAATTCAACTACGATTGAAGCCAGTTGAGCTAATAGTGGTGAATCCTAATAAGAAAACCAAGCTTGGGAACTATGTTGGTTATCGCCTAATTCCAGGGTCATTATCTAGCCCGCTTCTGTCAGATGATGACTACCCGCAAATTCGTGGTGCCTTCACGAAGTATGATGTTTGGATCACTCCATATAACAAGTCTGAAAAATGGGCAGGAGGATTGTATATGGACCAGAGTCGAGGGGATGACACCTTAGCTGTTTGGAGCCAGAG GAATAGGGAGATTGAAAACAAAGACATTGTGTTGTGGTACACAATAGGATTTCACCATGTTCCTTGCCAAGAAGATTTTCCAGTCATGCCAACATTGAGTGGTGGATTTGAGCTCCGACCCACCAATTTCTTTGAGAACAATCCTGTGTTGAAAACAAAACCGCCTACTCCTGTGTCTTGGCCTAATTGCACCCACTAG
- the LOC117915022 gene encoding primary amine oxidase-like isoform X1: MASLLQHLGLFLLFFVSCHSQYHPLDSLTPSEFHQVQAIVKGSNPGSSLNMTFQYVGLDEPDKSIVLSWLSNPNSTTPPPPRRAFVITRLHSQTHEIIVDLSTQSIISDEVYGGHGYPLLTSEEQTAASVLPLTYPPFIASITKRSLKLSDVVCSTFTVGWFGEDKSRRVLKIPCFYTDGTANLYMRPIEGVTIVVDLDDMKIIEYYDRLMVPVPEAEGTEYRLSKQNPPFGPPLNGVSAMPPDGPGFKIDGHNVRWANWDFHISFDARAGLIISLASIYDLQKGTFRQVLYRGHVSELFVPYMDPTEEWYYRTYFDEGEFGLGICTVPLQPMLDCPPNAVFMDGYYASQDGKPMGISNAFCIYEQEAGRIMWRHTETDIPGEEIKEVRPEVSLVVRMVVALTNYDYILDWEFKPSGSIKFGVGLTGIPAVKGVSYTYTDQIKEDVYGTLLAPNAIGVNHDHFFTYRLDLDVDGDANSFVKANLETKRVTDNSSPRKSYWTVVSETAKTESDAQIQLRLKPVELIVVNPNKKTKLGNYVGYRLIPGSLSSPLLSDDDYPQIRGAFTKYDVWITPYNKSEKWAGGLYMDQSRGDDTLAVWSQRNREIENKDIVLWYTIGFHHVPCQEDFPVMPTLSGGFELRPTNFFENNPVLKTKPPTPVSWPNCTH; the protein is encoded by the exons ATGGCTTCTCTGTTACAGCATCTGGGGCTCTTCTTGCTTTTCTTCGTCTCTTGCCACAGCCAGTACCACCCACTAGACTCTCTAACCCCATCTGAGTTCCACCAAGTTCAAGCCATTGTCAAGGGGTCGAACCCTGGCTCCAGCCTCAACATGACCTTCCAGTATGTTGGGCTGGACGAGCCAGACAAGTCCATCGTCCTCTCATGGCTCTCGAACCCCAACTCTACAACCCCACCTCCACCTCGCCGAGCCTTTGTTATCACTCGACTCCACAGCCAAACCCACGAAATCATCGTTGACTTGTCAACTCAGTCCATCATCTCCGACGAAGTCTACGGTGGACACGGCTACCCTTTGCTGACCAGCGAGGAACAAACGGCTGCATCCGTACTGCCTCTAACTTATCCACCATTTATAGCTTCAATTACGAAGAGAAGTCTCAAGTTATCCGATGTTGTTTGTTCTACCTTTACAGTGGGGTGGTTTGGAGAAGATAAGAGCAGAAGAGTGTTGAAAATACCGTGTTTTTACACAGACGGGACAGCTAATTTATACATGAGACCGATAGAAGGGGTAACAATAGTAGTTGATCTTGATGATATGAAGATAATCGAATACTATGACAGATTAATGGTTCCAGTGCCGGAAGCGGAAGGAACGGAATACCGATTGTCCAAGCAGAATCCCCCATTTGGTCCTCCCCTAAACGGTGTGTCGGCCATGCCACCAGATGGACCTGGATTCAAGATCGATGGGCACAATGTCAG GTGGGCTAACTGGGACTTCCATATAAGCTTTGATGCACGAGCGGGTCTAATCATATCACTTGCATCAATTTATGATCTCCAGAAGGGCACATTTCGTCAAGTGTTATATAGAGGACACGTATCCGAGCTCTTTGTACCATATATGGATCCAACTGAGGAATGGTACTATAGAACCTATTTCGATGAAGGTGAATTTGGGTTGGGTATATGCACAGTCCCACTTCAACCAATGCTAGATTGCCCACCGAATGCAGTATTCATGGATGGGTATTATGCTAGCCAAGATGGCAAACCAATGGGTATATCAAATGCTTTTTGCATATATGAACAAGAAGCAGGAAGAATCATGTGGCGTCATACTGAGACTGACATTCCAGGAGAAGAG ATAAAGGAGGTGAGGCCAGAAGTGAGCCTAGTAGTAAGGATGGTCGTGGCACTCACCAACTATGACTATATACTTGATTGGGAATTCAAGCCCAGCGGCTCCATCAAATTTGGG GTGGGCTTAACTGGTATACCGGCAGTGAAAGGGGTATCATACACTTACACAGATCAGATAAAGGAGGATGTTTATGGCACATTGTTGGCACCTAACGCTATTGGTGTAAACCATGATCACTTCTTCACATACCGTCTTGATCTCGATGTAGATGGGGATGCCAACTCCTTTGTCAAGGCCAATTTGGAAACAAAGAGAGTAACAGACAATAGTTCACCGAGGAAGAGTTATTGGACGGTTGTGAGTGAGACTGCTAAAACTGAATCTGATGCACAAATTCAACTACGATTGAAGCCAGTTGAGCTAATAGTGGTGAATCCTAATAAGAAAACCAAGCTTGGGAACTATGTTGGTTATCGCCTAATTCCAGGGTCATTATCTAGCCCGCTTCTGTCAGATGATGACTACCCGCAAATTCGTGGTGCCTTCACGAAGTATGATGTTTGGATCACTCCATATAACAAGTCTGAAAAATGGGCAGGAGGATTGTATATGGACCAGAGTCGAGGGGATGACACCTTAGCTGTTTGGAGCCAGAG GAATAGGGAGATTGAAAACAAAGACATTGTGTTGTGGTACACAATAGGATTTCACCATGTTCCTTGCCAAGAAGATTTTCCAGTCATGCCAACATTGAGTGGTGGATTTGAGCTCCGACCCACCAATTTCTTTGAGAACAATCCTGTGTTGAAAACAAAACCGCCTACTCCTGTGTCTTGGCCTAATTGCACCCACTAG
- the LOC117913983 gene encoding G-type lectin S-receptor-like serine/threonine-protein kinase LECRK2: MLDNGNFVLWSSVSRVLWQSFEHPTDTLLPGQAIPAGDTRLFSNANGTVDYSVGNFQLEVQSVDGNMGLFAFRFSDSGYWWSGTTQQTNVSLVFNETTASMYMTNLTSIIFRMTGDVPTPVNIYYHRATIEDTGNFQQYVYNKVNGTGWRSIWRAIEEPCTVNGICGVYGYCTSPRNQNATCSCLPGYSLIDPNIPSKGCRPDVPVEQCANTPSETEYRVEVIDDADIKNDIFAELTRLYGYDLDGCIKAVQDDCYCMAATYTTDNVCRKKRIPFMNARKSIPSTTGIKAIIKVPVKKEDPMKGTNNSRPQVVVLVCLSVGSFLALLFATIIIYQNLVVPRFRLSKLAPRTQSADINLRTFTYQELHKATDGFRNRLGRGASGSVYSGTLPFEDKEMKIAVKKLERVIEQGDREFLAEVRAIGQTHHRNLVRLLGFCNEQSHRLLVYELMKNGPLSSFLFSKGEKPCWDHRAEIVLAIARGLLYLHEECETGIIHCDIKPQNVLLDQQYNAKIADFGLAKLLRKDQTRTSTNVRGTMGYMAPEWLKCAPVTAKVDVYSFGVMLLEIICCRRHIELDRIEEETEDDDLILTDWVLNCLRLGKLEVVVKHDPEVLGDFKRFERMAMVGLWCVNPDPILRPTMKRVIQMLEGTIEAGVPPLVTAQSL, encoded by the coding sequence ATGTTAGACAACGGCAACTTCGTCTTATGGAGCTCTGTTTCGAGGGTCCTCTGGCAGAGCTTCGAACATCCAACGGACACCCTCTTACCAGGACAAGCGATTCCTGCTGGAGACACCAGGCTTTTCTCCAACGCGAATGGAACCGTGGACTACTCAGTGGGAAATTTCCAGCTGGAGGTGCAGTCTGTCGATGGAAATATGGGGCTGTTTGCATTCCGATTCTCAGATAGTGGGTACTGGTGGTCTGGTACAACTCAACAGACAAACGTCAGTCTTGTTTTTAACGAGACTACCGCGTCAATGTATATGACCAATTTAACTTCAATCATCTTCCGGATGACTGGAGATGTGCCTACACCAGTTAACATCTACTACCACCGAGCAACCATTGAAGATACTGGGAATTTCCAGCAATACGTTTACAATAAGGTAAATGGCACAGGGTGGAGAAGCATCTGGAGAGCGATTGAAGAACCTTGCACGGTTAATGGTATTTGCGGTGTTTATGGATACTGCACTTCTCCCCGTAATCAAAACGCTACTTGCAGCTGCCTTCCGGGTTATTCTCTTATTGATCCCAATATCCCTTCCAAAGGATGCCGCCCAGATGTTCCTGTGGAACAGTGCGCAAACACCCCATCTGAGACAGAGTATCGTGTAGAAGTGATCGATGATGCTGATATTAAAAACGATATATTTGCAGAGTTGACTCGATTGTATGGTTATGATTTAGATGGATGCATAAAGGCAGTCCAGGATGATTGCTATTGCATGGCAGCTACGTATACAACCGACAATGTTTGTCGCAAGAAAAGGATTCCTTTCATGAATGCCAGAAAGAGCATCCCTTCTACTACAGGGATAAAGGCCATCATCAAGGTGCCAGTGAAGAAAGAGGATCCAATGAAGGGGACAAACAATTCAAGGCCTCAGGTTGTTGTGTTAGTATGCCTTTCAGTAGGCTCCTTTCTAGCTCTACTATTCGCTACAATTATCATCTATCAGAACCTTGTAGTGCCACGATTCAGATTAAGCAAACTAGCTCCAAGAACACAATCAGCAGACATCAACTTGAGGACATTCACATACCAGGAGCTGCATAAAGCGACAGATGGATTCAGAAACAGACTTGGAAGAGGAGCATCAGGGTCAGTTTACAGTGGGACTCTGCCCTTCGAAGATAAGGAGATGAAGATTGCTGTGAAGAAGCTGGAAAGAGTGATTGAACAGGGCGACAGAGAATTTTTGGCTGAGGTAAGGGCAATTGGCCAAACTCATCACAGAAATCTCGTCCGGCTGTTGGGATTCTGTAATGAGCAAAGCCACCGACTTCTGGTCTATGAGTTAATGAAAAATGGACCTCTGTCTAGTTTCCTATTCAGTAAGGGGGAGAAGCCCTGCTGGGATCATAGAGCTGAGATAGTGCTTGCAATTGCAAGAGGCCTGCTATATCTGCATGAGGAATGTGAAACTGGGATCATCCACTGTGACATAAAGCCCCAGAATGTGTTACTCGATCAACAGTACAATGCTAAAATTGCAGACTTCGGCCTCGCAAAGCTATTGAGGAAAGACCAGACCAGGACAAGCACCAACGTCAGAGGAACAATGGGATACATGGCACCGGAATGGCTCAAGTGTGCTCCTGTTACAGCCAAAGTGGATGTCTACAGTTTTGGGGTGATGCTGCTGGAGATTATATGCTGCAGAAGGCACATAGAGTTGGACCGGATTGAGGAAGAGACTGAAGATGATGACCTCATCCTAACAGATTGGGTGCTAAATTGTCTGAGATTGGGAAAGCTAGAGGTGGTGGTGAAGCATGATCCAGAAGTACTGGGTGATTTCAAAAGGTTTGAGAGAATGGCAATGGTGGGGTTATGGTGTGTTAATCCCGACCCAATTCTCCGTCCAACAATGAAGAGGGTGATACAAATGTTAGAAGGAACAATAGAAGCTGGTGTCCCACCCCTGGTCACTGCCCAATCATTATAA
- the LOC117914474 gene encoding primary amine oxidase 2-like produces MASLVQHLGLFLLFFVPLSLVSCHSHHHPLDSLTPSEFRQVQAIVNGSNPGSSHNVTFQYVGLDEPDKPALLSWLSNPNSTTLPPPRRAFVITRLHSQTHEIIVDLSTQSIVSDKVYSGHGYPLLTSEEQTAASELPLTYPPFIASIRKRKLKLSDVVCSTFTVGWFGEEKSRRVLKILCFYTDGTANLYMRPIEGVTIVVDLDEMKITEYHDRLTVPMPEAEGTEYRLSKQKPPFGPRLNGVSSMQPDGPGFKIDGHNIRWANWDFHVSFDARAGLIISLASIYDLQKRTFRRVLYRGYLSELFVPYMDPTEEWYYKTFFDLGEFGFGLCTVPLQPLADCPSNAAFMDGYYAGQDGKPVKISNAFCIFEQQAGRIMWRHTEVEIPGEEIREVRPEVSLVVRMVATVGNYDYVLDWEFKPSGSIKLGVGLTGILEVKGVSYTHTSQIKEDVYGTLLAHNTIGVNHDHFLTYHLDLDVDGDANSFVKANLETKRVKDNISPRKSYWTVVSETAKTESDAQIQLGLKPAELIVVNPNKKTKLGNYVGYRLIPGSLSSPLLSDDDYPQIRGAFTKYDVWITPYNKSEKWAGGLYMDQSRGDDTLAVWSQRNREIENKDIVLWYTIGFHHVPCQEDFPVMPTLSGGFELRPTNFFERNPVLKTKPPTYGHWPNCTTKP; encoded by the exons ATGGCTTCTCTGGTACAGCATCTGGGGCTCTTCTTGCTCTTCTTCGTCCCCTTGTCACTAGTCTCTTGTCACAGCCACCACCACCCACTAGACTCTCTAACCCCATCTGAGTTCCGCCAAGTTCAAGCCATTGTCAACGGGTCGAACCCTGGCTCCAGCCACAACGTAACCTTCCAGTATGTTGGGTTGGACGAGCCAGACAAGCCCGCCCTCCTCTCATGGCTCTCGAACCCCAACTCTACAACCCTACCTCCACCTCGCCGAGCCTTTGTTATCACTCGACTCCACAGTCAAACCCACGAAATCATTGTCGACTTATCAACTCAGTCCATCGTCTCCGACAAGGTGTACAGTGGACACGGCTACCCTTTGCTGACTAGCGAGGAACAAACGGCTGCATCTGAGCTGCCTCTAACTTATCCACCATTTATAGCTTCAATCAGGAAGAGAAAGCTCAAGTTATCCGATGTGGTTTGTTCTACCTTTACAGTGGGGTGGTTTGGAGAAGAAAAGAGCAGAAGAGTGTTGAAGATACTGTGTTTTTACACTGATGGGACAGCTAATTTATACATGAGGCCAATAGAAGGGGTAACAATAGTAGTTGACCTCGATGAGATGAAGATAACTGAATACCATGACAGATTAACGGTTCCGATGCCGGAAGCGGAAGGAACGGAGTACCGATTGTCGAAGCAGAAGCCCCCATTTGGTCCTCGTCTAAATGGTGTGTCTAGCATGCAACCAGATGGACCTGGATTCAAGATCGATGGGCACAATATCAG GTGGGCTAATTGGGACTTCCATGTAAGCTTTGATGCACGAGCCGGTCTAATCATATCACTCGCATCAATTTATGATCTTCAAAAACGCACATTTCGTCGAGTGTTATACAGAGGATACTTGTCTGAGCTCTTTGTACCATATATGGATCCAACTGAGGAATGGTACTATAAAACCTTTTTCGATTTAGGTGAATTTGGGTTTGGTCTTTGCACAGTCCCACTTCAACCATTAGCAGATTGCCCATCCAATGCGGCGTTCATGGATGGGTACTATGCTGGCCAAGATGGCAAACCAGTGAAAATATCAAATGCTTTCTGCATATTTGAACAACAAGCAGGAAGAATCATGTGGCGTCACACCGAGGTTGAGATTCCAGGAGAAGAG aTAAGGGAGGTGAGGCCAGAAGTGAGCCTAGTAGTGAGGATGGTTGCAACAGTGGGCAACTATGACTACGTACTTGATTGGGAATTCAAGCCAAGTGGCTCCATCAAACTTGGG GTGGGGTTAACTGGTATCCTAGAAGTGAAGGGGGTGTCATACACTCACACAAGTCAAATAAAGGAGGATGTTTATGGCACATTGTTGGCACATAACACTATTGGCGTAAACCATGATCACTTCTTGACATACCATCTTGACCTTGATGTAGATGGTGATGCCAACTCCTTTGTTAAGGCCAATCTGGAAACAAAGCGAGTAAAGGATAATATTTCACCAAGGAAGAGTTACTGGACAGTTGTGAGTGAGACTGCTAAAACTGAATCTGATGCACAAATTCAGCTGGGACTGAAGCCAGCTGAGTTAATAGTGGTGAATCCTAATAAGAAGACCAAACTTGGCAACTATGTTGGTTATCGTCTGATTCCAGGGTCATTATCTAGTCCCCTTCTGTCAGATGATGATTACCCACAAATTCGTGGTGCCTTCACGAAGTATGATGTTTGGATCACTCCATATAACAAGTCTGAAAAATGGGCAGGAGGGTTGTATATGGACCAGAGTCGAGGAGATGACACCTTAGCCGTTTGGAGCCAGAG GAATAGGGAGATTGAAAACAAGGACATTGTGTTATGGTACACAATAGGGTTTCATCATGTTCCTTGCCAAGAAGACTTTCCAGTGATGCCAACACTGAGCGGTGGATTTGAGCTGCGACCCACCAATTTCTTTGAGAGAAATCCTGTGTTGAAAACAAAACCTCCTACGTATGGGCACTGGCCTAATTGCACCACCAAACCCTAG